From Nicotiana tabacum cultivar K326 chromosome 22, ASM71507v2, whole genome shotgun sequence, one genomic window encodes:
- the LOC107805559 gene encoding bZIP transcription factor 53 — MALTQQPASSGSDGQRYATNDDRKRKRMESNRESARRSRMRKQQHLEELMSQMTQLQNQNVLWREKIDAVGRNYLTLDAENNVLRAQMAELTERLDSLNSLTRFWADANGLAVDIPEIPDTLLEPWQLPCPIQPITASADMFQF, encoded by the coding sequence ATGGCTTTGACACAGCAACCGGCTAGTTCAGGTTCTGATGGCCAACGTTATGCCACAAATGACGATAGAAAACGAAAGAGAATGGAGTCCAACCGTGAATCTGCAAGGCGGTCACGGATGAGAAAGCAGCAGCATTTGGAGGAGTTGATGAGCCAAATGACACAGCTACAGAATCAGAACGTTCTGTGGCGCGAGAAGATTGATGCTGTGGGAAGAAACTACCTCACCCTCGATGCGGAGAACAATGTCTTGAGGGCTCAAATGGCAGAACTGACTGAACGCTTGGATTCTCTCAATTCGCTCACTCGTTTCTGGGCTGATGCTAATGGACTAGCTGTGGATATCCCTGAAATTCCTGACACTTTGCTTGAGCCCTGGCAGCTTCCTTGCCCAATTCAACCCATCACTGCTTCTGCTGATATGTTTCAGTTTTGA
- the LOC107805556 gene encoding calvin cycle protein CP12-2, chloroplastic-like, with product MIRNVRSIVVPCSVYIYVPSHTLNIISYKRSLKQKEKRKDLQNMATIAGVSLTTPRVLANKSNSPKVEPFKFPCLNNPWKNSAQFGSSRMYLKPVSAAPDKLSDLVADSVKGAEEACSENPASGECAAAWDVVEETSAAASHARDKQKQNSDPLEGYCKENPETDECRVYDN from the coding sequence atgataagaaatgtGCGCTCAATAGTCGTTCCATGCTCTGTTTATATATATGTACCTTCTCATACATTAAACATCATATCATACAAAAGATCACTAAAacagaaggaaaaaagaaaagatctTCAGAATATGGCAACAATTGCTGGTGTTAGTCTCACTACTCCAAGAGTATTGGCCAACAAATCCAACTCTCCCAAAGTTGAGCCCTTTAAGTTTCCATGCCTTAACAATCCATGGAAGAATTCAGCTCAATTTGGGTCTAGTAGGATGTACCTCAAGCCAGTGTCAGCAGCACCAGATAAGCTTTCTGACCTTGTGGCTGACAGTGTCAAGGGAGCCGAGGAAGCATGCTCAGAGAATCCAGCTAGCGGAGAATGTGCGGCGGCTTGGGATGTAGTGGAAGAGACAAGTGCAGCAGCTAGCCATGCACGGGACAAGCAGAAGCAGAACTCTGACCCTTTGGAAGGTTATTGCAAGGAAAATCCTGAGACTGATGAGTGCCGTGTATATGACAATTGA
- the LOC107805557 gene encoding uncharacterized protein LOC107805557, whose amino-acid sequence MRAQLLSLTSVFVLSFIAEKCRQLVGEESTSRSKTERFTFINCFDMSYGTIGCLLKELVKIYLYYIRAIYVHKVRNEATKEAVQENLSKGQSLEDAVKIGQQVGNAAAKRASLQAKHIMGPMVSSGWDFFETIYVGGTLGEAIIRSVGTLLGSYIGGIIGEGKTRWLGFLLGSQFGSWIGGRLGLMLHDVGIGLQYLHQLMKTKNDGESNSLLLVPS is encoded by the exons ATGAGGGCACAGTTGCTCTCTTTGACATCAGTTTTTGTTCTGAGTTTCATAG CTGAAAAATGCCGGCAGTTGGTGGGAGAAGAATCAACTTCGAGGAGCAAAACCGAAAGATTCACATTCATAAACTGTTTTGACATGAGTTACGGAACCATAGGCTGTTTACTCAAGGAATTAGtgaagatctatttatactacattCGAGCAATATACGTGCACAAAGTGAGGAATGAAGCAACAAAAGAAGCAGTCCAAGAAAACTTGTCCAAAGGACAAAGTCTTGAAGATGCAGTCAAAATAGGACAGCAAGTGGGAAATGCTGCGGCCAAACGAGCATCTTTACAAGCAAAACATATTATGGGGCCAATGGTTTCATCTGGATGGGACTTTTTTGAGACAATATATGTAGGTGGCACATTGGGTGAGGCAATTATTAGAAGTGTTGGTACATTGTTGGGGTCTTATATTGGAGGAATTATTGGAGAAGGGAAAACTAGGTGGTTGGGTTTTCTTTTGGGAAGCCAATTTGGTAGTTGGATTGGTGGGAGGCTAGGCCTAATGTTGCATGATGTGGGAATTGGGCTGCAATATCTACATCAACTCATGAAAACTAAGAATGATGGAGAAAGCAACTCACTTTTGTTGGTTCCTAGCTAG
- the LOC107823911 gene encoding putative glutamyl endopeptidase, chloroplastic isoform X2 — MSLPKVYHRFSLLSLHSPKTLFFSSSLPLAVKRLPSPPLLRAHSRRFVTGKQFKAKSAMASSRFHLVVPVNALAIEDGGNGSGSNGAANATASVAYDDDLESASETGYRLPPREIRDIVDAPPLPALSFSPLRDKILFLKRRSLPPLSDLARPEEKLAGVRIDGKCNTRSRMSFYTGIGIHHLMEDGSLGPEKEIQGLPEGARINFLTWSNNGQHLAFTVRLDEDDGSSSKLRVWVANVDTGKARPLFESPDIYVNAVFDNFVWVNDSTLLVCTIPLSRGDPPRKPLVPSGPKIQSNEQKNVIQSRTYQDLLKDEYDEDLFEYYATTQLVLASLDGEIKPFGPPAIYTSMDPSPDQAYILLTSTHRPFSFVVPCGRFPKKVEVWKANGEFVRELCDFPLAENIPIAFNSVRKGMRSINWRADKPSNLYWVETQDGGDAKVEVSPRDIIYTQSAAPHENEHPKILHKLDLRYGGISWCDDTLALVYESWYKTRKVRTWVISPGSENVNPRILFDRSSEDVYSDPGSPMSRRTPAGTYVIAKVKKEDDGDTYLLLNGSGATPEGNIPFLDLFDINTGSKERIWQSNREKYFETVVALMSDQKEGELSINKLKILTSKESKTENTQYYLLSWPEKKACQITNFPHPYPQLESLQKEMIRYQRKDGVQLTATLYLPPGYDPSRDGPLPCLVWSYPGEFKSKDAASQVRGSPNEFAGIGPTSPLLWLARRFAVLSGPTIPIIGEGDEEANDRYIEQLVASAEAAVEEVIRRGVADPNKIAVGGHSYGAFMTANLLAHAPHLFCCGIARSGAYNRTLTPFGFQNEERTLWEATNTYVEMSPFMSANKIKKPILLIHGEEDNNPGTLMMQSDRFFNALKGHGALCRLVILPYESHGYGARESIMHVLWETDRWLQKHCAYSSDVKADLNACKDNAEGTVDSQSKAVGAAGGVQELANLDDDKFHSIRRSLL, encoded by the exons ATGAGCCTTCCCAAAGTCTATCATCGTTTCTCTTTACTCTCTCTACACTCACCCAAAAccctcttcttctcttcttctctccCTCTCGCCGTGAAACGCCTCCCATCGCCGCCGTTACTACGCGCCCATTCTAGAAGATTCGTTACCGGCAAGCAATTCAAGGCCAAATCCGCCATGGCTTCCTCCAGATTTCACCTTGTTGTCCCCGTCAACGCCCTTGCGATTGAGGACGGCGGCAATGGCAGTGGCTCTAACGGCGCTGCTAATGCTACTGCTTCTGTTGCTTATGATGACG ATCTAGAATCAGCATCAGAAACTGGATATCGTCTCCCTCCCCGTGAGATTAGAGATATTGTTGATGCTCCACCACTTCCAGCACTATCATTCTCTCCATTGAGGGATAAAATACTGTTTCTTAAGCGGAGATCCTTGCCACCTTTGTCAGATTTAGCAAGACCTGAGGAGAAACTTGCTGGAGTCCGCATCGACGGGAAATGTAATACCAGGAGTCGCAT GTCTTTCTATACTGGTATAGGGATCCATCACTTAATGGAAGATGGTAGCCTAGGACCGGAAAAAGAGATCCAGGGTCTCCCAGAAGGTGCTAGAATTAATTTTTTAACATG GTCAAATAATGGTCAGCATTTAGCCTTCACTGTCCGTCTTGATGAG GATGATGGCAGCAGCAGCAAACTGAGAGTATGGGTTGCTAATGTGGATACTGGGAAAGCTAGACCTCTTTTCGAGTCACCAGATATATATGTAAATGCTGTTTTTGACAA CTTTGTTTGGGTGAATGACTCAACTCTTTTGGTATGTACCATTCCATTATCTCGTGGAGATCCACCAAGGAAACCTTTGGTTCCCTCTGGCCCCAAGATTCAATCTAATGAGCAGAAGAATGTTATTCAATCTAGAACCTACCAGGATCTGCTCAAagatgaatatgatgaagatctgTTCGAGTATTATGCTACTACACAGCTGGTTTTGGCTTCTTTAGATGGGGAAATAAAGCCTTTTGGTCCACCAGCTATATACACGTCAATGGACCCATCTCCGGACCAAGCATACATTTTGTTAACCTCAACTCACAGGCCGTTTTCATTTGTTGTACCATGTGGAAGGTTTCCCAAAAAGGTTGAAGTGTGGAAGGCCAATGGAGAATTTGTGAGAGAACTTTGTGATTTTCCCCTTGCAGAAAATATTCCCATTGCATTCAATAGTGTGAGGAAAGGGATGCGATCAATCAATTGGAGAGCAGATAAACCATCGAATCTCTATTG GGTTGAGACACAAGATGGTGGTGATGCTAAAGTCGAAGTTTCTCCACGTGACATAATTTATACACAATCTGCTGCACCACATGAAAATGAACATCCTAAAATTTTACATAAACTGGATCTTCGCTATGG AGGGATTTCTTGGTGTGATGATACACTTGCATTAGTTTATGAATCGTGGTACAAAACAAGGAAGGTGAGGACATGGGTTATATCCCCCGGATCAGAGAATGTAAATCCACGTATACTCTTTGATCGATCATCAGAAGATGTTTATTCTGATCCTGGTTCTCCTATGTCGCGGAGAACTCCTGCTGGAACTTATGTTATTGCAAAGGTGAAGAAGGAAGATGATGGGGACACTTATCTATTATTAAATGGAAGTGGCGCTACCCCGGAAGGAAACATTCCGTTTCTTGATTTGTTTGACAT AAATACAGGCAGTAAGGAACGAATCTGGCAGAGTAACAGGGAAAAATATTTTGAGACtgttgttgctttgatgtctgaTCAGAAAGAAGGGGAATTGTCAATAAATAAGTTGAAGATACTCACTTCTAAAGAATCCAAAACTGAAAACACTCAGTACTACCTTCTGAGCTGGCCAGAGAAAAAAGCATGTCAGATTACAAACTTCCCTCATCCATACCCACAGTTGGAATCGTTGCAAAAAGAAATGATCAGGTATCAGAGGAAGGATGGAGTTCAACTTACTGCGACCCTATATCTTCCACCAGGTTATGATCCCTCGAGAGATGGACCCCTCCCATGCCTAGTATGGTCATACCCAGGAGAATTTAAGAGTAAAGATGCAGCTAGCCAAGTTCGAGGTTCCCCTAATGAGTTTGCTGGCATTGGGCCAACATCCCCCCTCCTATGGTTAGCAAGGAG GTTTGCTGTCTTATCAGGGCCGACAATTCCAATCATCGGAGAGGGTGATGAAGAGGCCAATGACAG GTACATAGAACAACTTGTTGCAAGTGCTGAGGCTGCAGTGGAAGAAGTTATACGCCGTGGA GTGGCCGATCCAAACAAAATTGCTGTTGGTGGTCATTCCTATGGGGCATTCATGACAGCAAACCTCCTTGCACATGCACCTCATCTTTTCTGTTGTGGAATTGCTCGGTCTGGTGCTTATAACAGAACACTAACACCTTTTGGGTTCCAG AACGAGGAGAGAACACTTTGGGAGGCGACCAATACTTATGTTGAGATGAGCCCTTTTATGTCAGCCAATAAGATTAAGAAGCCTATCTTGCTTATCCATGGGGAGGAGGACAACAATCCAGGAACCTTGATGATGCAG TCAGATCGTTTCTTCAATGCACTTAAAGGTCATGGTGCACTTTGTCGCCTTGTAATTCTTCCATATGAGAGTCATGGTTATGGAGCACGAGAGAGTATAATGCATGTACTCTGGGAGACTGATAGGTGGCTCCAAAAGCATTGCGCCTATTCTTCAGATGTCAAGGCAGATCTCAATGCGTGCAAGGACAATGCAGAAGGGACAGTAGATTCACAAAGCAAAGCTGTTGGTGCTGCTGGAGGTGTTCAAGAGCTTGCAAATTTGGATGATGACAAATTTCACTCTATCAGAAGGTCATTATTGTG A
- the LOC107823911 gene encoding putative glutamyl endopeptidase, chloroplastic isoform X1, translated as MSLPKVYHRFSLLSLHSPKTLFFSSSLPLAVKRLPSPPLLRAHSRRFVTGKQFKAKSAMASSRFHLVVPVNALAIEDGGNGSGSNGAANATASVAYDDDLESASETGYRLPPREIRDIVDAPPLPALSFSPLRDKILFLKRRSLPPLSDLARPEEKLAGVRIDGKCNTRSRMSFYTGIGIHHLMEDGSLGPEKEIQGLPEGARINFLTWSNNGQHLAFTVRLDEDDGSSSKLRVWVANVDTGKARPLFESPDIYVNAVFDNFVWVNDSTLLVCTIPLSRGDPPRKPLVPSGPKIQSNEQKNVIQSRTYQDLLKDEYDEDLFEYYATTQLVLASLDGEIKPFGPPAIYTSMDPSPDQAYILLTSTHRPFSFVVPCGRFPKKVEVWKANGEFVRELCDFPLAENIPIAFNSVRKGMRSINWRADKPSNLYWVETQDGGDAKVEVSPRDIIYTQSAAPHENEHPKILHKLDLRYGGISWCDDTLALVYESWYKTRKVRTWVISPGSENVNPRILFDRSSEDVYSDPGSPMSRRTPAGTYVIAKVKKEDDGDTYLLLNGSGATPEGNIPFLDLFDINTGSKERIWQSNREKYFETVVALMSDQKEGELSINKLKILTSKESKTENTQYYLLSWPEKKACQITNFPHPYPQLESLQKEMIRYQRKDGVQLTATLYLPPGYDPSRDGPLPCLVWSYPGEFKSKDAASQVRGSPNEFAGIGPTSPLLWLARRFAVLSGPTIPIIGEGDEEANDRYIEQLVASAEAAVEEVIRRGVADPNKIAVGGHSYGAFMTANLLAHAPHLFCCGIARSGAYNRTLTPFGFQNEERTLWEATNTYVEMSPFMSANKIKKPILLIHGEEDNNPGTLMMQSDRFFNALKGHGALCRLVILPYESHGYGARESIMHVLWETDRWLQKHCAYSSDVKADLNACKDNAEGTVDSQSKAVGAAGGVQELANLDDDKFHSIRRFHGDKLPGDEARSH; from the exons ATGAGCCTTCCCAAAGTCTATCATCGTTTCTCTTTACTCTCTCTACACTCACCCAAAAccctcttcttctcttcttctctccCTCTCGCCGTGAAACGCCTCCCATCGCCGCCGTTACTACGCGCCCATTCTAGAAGATTCGTTACCGGCAAGCAATTCAAGGCCAAATCCGCCATGGCTTCCTCCAGATTTCACCTTGTTGTCCCCGTCAACGCCCTTGCGATTGAGGACGGCGGCAATGGCAGTGGCTCTAACGGCGCTGCTAATGCTACTGCTTCTGTTGCTTATGATGACG ATCTAGAATCAGCATCAGAAACTGGATATCGTCTCCCTCCCCGTGAGATTAGAGATATTGTTGATGCTCCACCACTTCCAGCACTATCATTCTCTCCATTGAGGGATAAAATACTGTTTCTTAAGCGGAGATCCTTGCCACCTTTGTCAGATTTAGCAAGACCTGAGGAGAAACTTGCTGGAGTCCGCATCGACGGGAAATGTAATACCAGGAGTCGCAT GTCTTTCTATACTGGTATAGGGATCCATCACTTAATGGAAGATGGTAGCCTAGGACCGGAAAAAGAGATCCAGGGTCTCCCAGAAGGTGCTAGAATTAATTTTTTAACATG GTCAAATAATGGTCAGCATTTAGCCTTCACTGTCCGTCTTGATGAG GATGATGGCAGCAGCAGCAAACTGAGAGTATGGGTTGCTAATGTGGATACTGGGAAAGCTAGACCTCTTTTCGAGTCACCAGATATATATGTAAATGCTGTTTTTGACAA CTTTGTTTGGGTGAATGACTCAACTCTTTTGGTATGTACCATTCCATTATCTCGTGGAGATCCACCAAGGAAACCTTTGGTTCCCTCTGGCCCCAAGATTCAATCTAATGAGCAGAAGAATGTTATTCAATCTAGAACCTACCAGGATCTGCTCAAagatgaatatgatgaagatctgTTCGAGTATTATGCTACTACACAGCTGGTTTTGGCTTCTTTAGATGGGGAAATAAAGCCTTTTGGTCCACCAGCTATATACACGTCAATGGACCCATCTCCGGACCAAGCATACATTTTGTTAACCTCAACTCACAGGCCGTTTTCATTTGTTGTACCATGTGGAAGGTTTCCCAAAAAGGTTGAAGTGTGGAAGGCCAATGGAGAATTTGTGAGAGAACTTTGTGATTTTCCCCTTGCAGAAAATATTCCCATTGCATTCAATAGTGTGAGGAAAGGGATGCGATCAATCAATTGGAGAGCAGATAAACCATCGAATCTCTATTG GGTTGAGACACAAGATGGTGGTGATGCTAAAGTCGAAGTTTCTCCACGTGACATAATTTATACACAATCTGCTGCACCACATGAAAATGAACATCCTAAAATTTTACATAAACTGGATCTTCGCTATGG AGGGATTTCTTGGTGTGATGATACACTTGCATTAGTTTATGAATCGTGGTACAAAACAAGGAAGGTGAGGACATGGGTTATATCCCCCGGATCAGAGAATGTAAATCCACGTATACTCTTTGATCGATCATCAGAAGATGTTTATTCTGATCCTGGTTCTCCTATGTCGCGGAGAACTCCTGCTGGAACTTATGTTATTGCAAAGGTGAAGAAGGAAGATGATGGGGACACTTATCTATTATTAAATGGAAGTGGCGCTACCCCGGAAGGAAACATTCCGTTTCTTGATTTGTTTGACAT AAATACAGGCAGTAAGGAACGAATCTGGCAGAGTAACAGGGAAAAATATTTTGAGACtgttgttgctttgatgtctgaTCAGAAAGAAGGGGAATTGTCAATAAATAAGTTGAAGATACTCACTTCTAAAGAATCCAAAACTGAAAACACTCAGTACTACCTTCTGAGCTGGCCAGAGAAAAAAGCATGTCAGATTACAAACTTCCCTCATCCATACCCACAGTTGGAATCGTTGCAAAAAGAAATGATCAGGTATCAGAGGAAGGATGGAGTTCAACTTACTGCGACCCTATATCTTCCACCAGGTTATGATCCCTCGAGAGATGGACCCCTCCCATGCCTAGTATGGTCATACCCAGGAGAATTTAAGAGTAAAGATGCAGCTAGCCAAGTTCGAGGTTCCCCTAATGAGTTTGCTGGCATTGGGCCAACATCCCCCCTCCTATGGTTAGCAAGGAG GTTTGCTGTCTTATCAGGGCCGACAATTCCAATCATCGGAGAGGGTGATGAAGAGGCCAATGACAG GTACATAGAACAACTTGTTGCAAGTGCTGAGGCTGCAGTGGAAGAAGTTATACGCCGTGGA GTGGCCGATCCAAACAAAATTGCTGTTGGTGGTCATTCCTATGGGGCATTCATGACAGCAAACCTCCTTGCACATGCACCTCATCTTTTCTGTTGTGGAATTGCTCGGTCTGGTGCTTATAACAGAACACTAACACCTTTTGGGTTCCAG AACGAGGAGAGAACACTTTGGGAGGCGACCAATACTTATGTTGAGATGAGCCCTTTTATGTCAGCCAATAAGATTAAGAAGCCTATCTTGCTTATCCATGGGGAGGAGGACAACAATCCAGGAACCTTGATGATGCAG TCAGATCGTTTCTTCAATGCACTTAAAGGTCATGGTGCACTTTGTCGCCTTGTAATTCTTCCATATGAGAGTCATGGTTATGGAGCACGAGAGAGTATAATGCATGTACTCTGGGAGACTGATAGGTGGCTCCAAAAGCATTGCGCCTATTCTTCAGATGTCAAGGCAGATCTCAATGCGTGCAAGGACAATGCAGAAGGGACAGTAGATTCACAAAGCAAAGCTGTTGGTGCTGCTGGAGGTGTTCAAGAGCTTGCAAATTTGGATGATGACAAATTTCACTCTATCAGAAG ATTTCATGGTGACAAACTACCTGGAGATGAAGCCAGGAGTCACTGA